In the genome of Phragmitibacter flavus, the window TTGAAGGAGATGGTGTTGAACGTGGATCTGGCACCGACGATGTTGGAACGGGTGGGCATTGAGGTGCCAAAGGGGATGCAGGGGCGGAGTTTGGTGCCGCTGGTTTCTGGGGAGTCAGTGGCAGATTGGAGAGGGGAGTTTTTTTATGAGCACCATGTTTTACCTGGAAGAATTCCGCCGGTGGAAGGGGTGCGGACGGATCGATGGAAATATATCAGGTGGATGGGGAGTGATCCGTTGGTGGAGGAGTTGTATGATTTGGAGAGCGATCCGCTTGAGCAGAGGAATTTGGTTGGGGTGAGCGAGCACGCAGAAATGTTGGAGGAGCTGCGTGGCAAGTGGCGGGAGTATGGAGAGAGATTGAGGTGAGGTGGTGTTTGGGAAGTTTTTTTGTCACACCCCTTTGGAGATGGACAAACTATTGCGAAGGTAACAAATTATAAATTATGGACTGGTATATAAGCGTTCTGAAAAAGTTTGCGGTGTTCGACGGGCGGGCTCGTCGGAAGGAATATTGGATGTTCACTTTGTTCAACATCATCGCCATTGTGCTGCTGATGATTGTCGAGGGGATCATTGGAACCGGTGGGATACTCGGCTTTGTTTACATGCTGGCGGTCATCTTGCCGTCCATAGGCGTGTCGATCCGGAGATTGCACGACACGAACCGCAGCGGGTGGTTTTTGCTGTTTGTGCTGATCCCGTTCATTGGCGGTTTCATCGTGCTGTATTTTATGATTCTGGATGGAACGCCGGGGGCCAACAAGTTTGGTGAGAATCCCAAGGGAGTTTGATCGGGGCTGAGCTGGTTTGATGAACCCGTCCTGCTGATTGGATCAGAGGGATGGGTTTTTTGTAACCACGAATGGACACGAATTAACACGAATAGGGAGGGACTGAAAAACCACAGATAAACACAGATTTCTCTCATCCGAATTTCAAGAAGCCATCTGTGTTTATCTGCGTCCAGTTGCTTCGCTTCGCTCACCCCATCAGGGCAGCCTCCGTCTGGCTATCTCGCTTCGCTCGGTTGTGGTTGAGAGATTCATTTATTGTGGACTGCTGAGGCTGCGGGCTTTGTCGATGAGTTGCAGGAACTCGCCGCGGTAGCCGAGGGGGTCTGGGCCTTTGCCTTGGATAGCGAGGACGCGGACCTGGTCCCAGGTGATTTCGGGGGCGTATTGGGAGTTGCGCAGGAGGAGACCGAAACCGGCGACGGCGGTGGCGAATTGGAAGTCGGGTGGCGAGTTTTTGAGGTTGGTGTTTTTGTCGATGACGGGGATTTCGATGAGCTTGCTGACGTCGCCTTCGGGTTGTTTGTAGCGGAGTTTGACGGTCATGGTTTCGGGGCTGGCAGGGGCGGCGGCGGTTGCAGCGGCGGCGGGTTCTGCGGGTTTTGGGGTGGTGGTGTATTTGAGGTTGTCGACAAGAGGTTGGCCGTTGGGATGTTGGAGGTTGGCGGGGACGATTTCGTAGAGGGCGGTGACGGTGTGGCCTGCGCCGATTTCTCCGGCATCTTTTTTGTCGTTGTTGAAATCCTCTTTGGCGAGGGTGCGATTTTCGTAGCCGATGAGGCGGTAGGAGGCGACCTGAGCGGGGTTGAACTCGACCTGGATTTTGACGTCTTTGGCGATGGTCATGAGGGTGCCGTCGATTTGATCAACGAGGACTTTGCGGGCTTCGCTGAGGCTGTCGATATAAGCGTGGTTGCCGTTGCCTTTGGTGGCGAGGGTTTCCATGGTGCGGTCGTTGAGATTGCCGGTGCCGAAGCCGAGAACGCTGAGGAATATTTTGGATTTTGCCTGGTCGGTGATGAGGGTTTGCAGTTCGCCGGGCGAACTGATGCCGACGTTGAAGTCGCCATCGGAGCAGAGGATGACGCGGTTGATGCCGTCTTTGACGAAGTGGGTGCGGGCCTGGTCGTAGGCGGCGCGGATGCCGCCGGCGCCGTTGGTGGAACCTCCGGCACCGAGGGCATTGACGGCGTCAATGATTTTGGGTTTGTCGTTGTTGGTGGCGGGGGTGCTTTCGAGGGCCACCTGGCTGCTGCCGGAGTAGGTGACGATGGCAACGCGGTCGGTGTCGCGTAGTTGTTCGGTGAGCAGTTGGAGGGATTGTTTGACGAGGGGGAGTTTGCGGGGGTTGTTCATGCTGCCGCTGACGTCGATGAGGAAGACGAGGTTGGCGGCTTTGCGGTCGTTTTGGACTTCGTAACCTTTGATGGCGATGCGGGCGAGACGATGGAGGGGTTGCCAGGGGGCTTCGGCGATGTCGGTGCTGACGGCGAAGGGGTGTTCACCCGCGGGGGGTTCGTAGGCATAGGGGAAGTAGTTGATGAGTTCTTCGATGCGGATGGCGTTGGCGGGAGGGCGTTGGCCGTCGTTGAGGAAGCGGCGGATGTTCGCGTAGCTGGCGCCGTCGGTGTGGACGGAGAAGGTGCTGAGGGGATGTTGAGTGGTGGGTTGGAAGGGGTTTTCGGCGATGGGTTGGTAGTTTTCGGTGTTGGGTGTGATGGCGCGGTAGGATGCCATGGCAGCTTCGTCGTTTCCATTGAAAGGGGGCGATTGGATGGCGGTGGCTGGGCCGGGTGGCTTGGTGGTAGAAGGCAGGGTGGTGCTTGAAATGGTGGTGCTGCCGCCGAGGCTGGACGCTTCGTTGGCATAGAGCGTAGGGACATTGATAGGGGCAGCAGCTGGGGGAGGCGGGTTGATGGTGTCGCCATAACGGCTGCTGCTGTGGTCGGTCGGAGGTTGTGATGGGTCAATCGACATGGTGCGGCGACGTGAATCATCGTCCTTACCGTCTGCCGGCATGGTGGTGACTAGAGTTGCTTTTTGTTTGGCGAATTCTTGATTGAGATTGTCTTTGAGCGCGTCCATTCGTTGTTTTGCGGCGTCGAGTTCTTTCTCGAGCACAGCAAGTGGTTGTGGTTCCGGGGCGGGAACAATGGCGATGCTGTTTGACTGGCTAGCATGGATTTCTTTCTTGGGGACCGGAAAAGATTTTTTACTGTCAAAGATGGAGGGTTGCTGAGTGTCCTGATCTGGGGTTGCAGAGGCTCCTCGCATTTGCACTTTTTCTGAGCTGACGTGATTGGCTGATGTGGTGAATGCCGAATCAAAGCTACCATAACGGATGAGGAGGATGGCGAGGCAGGCGGCGAGGGCGGTGCTGCTGAGGAGGATGGGGTGACGCCAGAAATTTGGTTTCGATCGGATGATTTTTTCCTCAGCTTCAGCATTTGCTTCGGGGGCGGTGAAGGATTCGACGAGGTGGTCGCGCTGTTCGGGGGTGAAGGTGGCGGTGGGGGCGTCGGCTTTGGTGATGTGGGTGTCGACGAGGGTGCAGAAGTTTTGCATTTCCTGCACCTGGGCGCGCAGGGTGGGATCGGTTTGAAGCTGGGCTTCAAAGGCGCGGCGTTCGTCTTCAGGAAGTTCGTTGAGGACGTAGGCGGTGATTTGTTCGTTCATGGGAAAAAGGGATAAGGGGTAAGAGAAAAGGGAAAAGGGTGAGGGGGTCAGGCGTTGAGGGTTAGCCAGCGTTCGCGGAGGTTGGTGACGCCTAGATGGATGAGGGTGCCGACGTTGCCGATGCTGGTGTGCAGGACTTCGGAAATTTCTTTGTAGCTGAGGCCGGATTCGAATTTGAGGCGGACGGCTTCGCGTTGTTTTTCGGGGAGTTCGGACATCCAACGGGTGAGTTGTTGGCTGAGCTCCTGTTCCTCAATGGCTTCGGACGGGCCGGGTGAGGAGGAAGTTTGTTGGTCGATGGTGGCGGTTTCCATGGGGACAAGGCGTTGATGTTTTCGGAGGTGGTCGAGAGCGCGGTTTTTGCAGACGGTGAAGAGCCAGGGGGCGATGCGAGTGCGGTCGAGTGTGGTCAGGTTCCGGGAGAGTTTGATGAAGACGTCTTGGGCGATGTCGCGGGCCTGATCGAGGTCATGCACGACGCTGAGGGCGTAGCGGATGACGGGTCTCTCGTAGCGCTCGAGCGTGGCGAGGAGGAATTGTTGATGGGGATCGGGTTCACGTTCGCGCATGGCTGGTTCGGTGGGCATGACGGGCGAGTTGGGGAGTTCTTGGAAAGTTTTTGAGATTTTTTTCGGTGGGGGGTGTGGTGTGACCCATCCTACTCCCCACACAAAGCGCCCGCTATTAGTTGTGGGTTCGAGTGGAGGTCTCGTCCTCGTCCTCGTTCTCCTACTCGTCCTCGATACTCAGCGGTGATTTGCCTGTTGAGTGATCGAGCTATGATGATCTCGCAGAAACGATCGTCCTGGATTGGTTGATCTCCGTTCCAGCGATGCGCCTTGATCGAGGACGAGTTCGAGTAGGAGGACGAGGACGATTTTCTGGGAAGGCGCGGGTGGGGAGTTTGCAACCGCGGGTGATTGAGGGGTTTTTTGTGGGGAGTAGGAGTAAGAGTAGGAGGAGGATTTTCTCTTAACGGCGAAGCTGGAGACTGCGGACGAGTTCCTTGATCTGATGGGGGTGTCGGACGTTGGTGAAGATGACTTCAGGGCCGCTGCTGGCGGAGGAGTCGAATTCGACGGTGCCGAGTCCAACGAGGGCTTTGTAGCCGCGTTGATGAACATCAATGGCACGGATGTCGCGGATGCGGACTTCTTTGGTGTTGCGTCCGATGATGCCGAACTCGATCTCGATGCGATAAGACGTGACGAAATAGGTGGTGGTGGTGCGTTCGAGGGTGATGAAGACGAGGAAGAGACCGGCGATGGAGCCGAGCAGCATGGCCCACTCCAAGCCGATCTGGGCGGCCAGGACATAAACGGTGGCGGCGGCGAAGAGGGTGAATCCGATCAGGGATTTGGGAAACGACAGCCAGCTGGGATGACCGATGTAGAGGATCTCTTCTTCGGCGCTGGAGGGAGGGTAGGATGACGAGGGATAGGCGAGTTCGTCTGCATTGATGTCTTCTTCGAACTGAGGAATGTCGGACTGGCCAAAAGGATTGAAGGGACGGAGGTCTTGGTTTTCGTCGTCTTCGTTGGGATCGGGATCGGGATCAGAATCGAGGTTGTCGTCCTCGTCGTCCAGGGGGTCGTCGACATCACCTTCAGTTTCGTGGTTGTCATCGAAGGAGGAAGTTTCGCGCGAGCGTGTTGGCGGAGGTGAGGGATGATGATGATGGGCGGCGGTGAGGGGGGTGTCGGCGCGGAATTCGTGGGAGTTGGAGTTGGGGGCGGTGAGTTCAGAGACGCTTGAGCGGGTGGTGCGGCTGGGGGCAAGGGTGGCGTCGCGATAGGGCAGGGAAAGCAGGTCGCCGAGGAGGTGGGCGAGGCCGGTTTCGTCGTCGCAGATCATGTCGCTGCGGCTGAGTTCGCCGCGTTGGAGAAAGTGGCGCAGTTCGTCCCGACTGTAGACATCCGAGAGGGTCGGATGGTCGGGGACGAAGTAGCGGGTGGCTTCCATGTGGGTGGTCGCGGAGTTTGTTTTTTCTAACTACTCGGTCTCGACGGGAACGGGGGGAAGGAGATCTTCGCGCAGGAGGAGGTCGGGAATGCTGAGCATGGGGAGCAGACTGGGCACGGTTTTGCAGAGGATGCCGATGTAGGGGGTGATGCGATCGACTTCGGCGAGGGCGTTGTGAACGAGACTGATGATGATGGAGGGCTCGAACTGATGATTGGCGAAGACCTGGGACTGGCGGAACATGACGGCACCGCGATCCCAGTCGATTTCGAAGCTGCCGAGGTTAAGTTCTCGGTTGACGCGCATGAGCAGTTCAGCGGTGCGGGATTTGTGGGTGTGGGGGACGGTGAGGGAAACGTTGGCGACGATGGAAAGGATTTGGGGTTCGTCGTAGCTTTGCAGGTGGAGGGCGATTTTGCTGTGGTAGGCTTCGAATTGGGATTCAACGACGGTCATGCCGGGGACTTCGGTGCAGGCCCAGCCTTGTTGTTTGAAGGCGTTGAGAACGGCGGCGTGGAGGCTGGGCATGGGAGGAGAAGGACTTGAAGTGGCCACAAGTGAGTGGTGGTGGATTTTTTGGTGATGTTAACCAAAAGTTCCTGAAAGTCTTCTGACTTTTTGTGCTGAAGTGTGGTGGCTTCAGGGTGGTCGGGGCGGCCAGATTCGAACTGACGACTTCCTGCTCCCAAAGCAGGCGCTCTACCAGGCTGAGCTACGCCCCGAAAATCGGTGGGACGGGAGTATGCGGCAGATTAAGAGTTCGTCAATGTTTATGAAGGGTTTTTTGTGAATTCGAATCTTTGATAGAGACGGCGAGGAGGAAGATCCAGGCTGCGAGGACGAGGTGAAACCAGATAGGGATGGTGCCGCCGAACCAGCGTTGATCGGATTGCAGGATCATGCGGAGGGTGTAACGAAGGATCATGCTGCTGGCGTAAAGAACGGCGAAGAGGCGCAGCCAATAGCGGGTGCGGGGGGAGGTGACAAAGAGGGCGCCTTGTTGGCGGATGGTGTCGGTATTGGCGACGGCCATTAGCATGAGGATGAGGATCTGGCTGAGCAGCAACCAAGGGTAGGGAAGGAGGCCGGAATACCATTCGGGCCATGGAGGAAGCTGAGGGGGCGAGTAGATGCCGACGAGGATCTGGCCGATGACTCTCGCGAGAAAGAGGGTGGTGGCGAGCCAGAGGAGGATGGCGCGAGTGGTCGGGGTGAGGGTCATTAATTGGCGGCGTTAAACTCGTTGCGCCAGTGGCGATACCATTCGCTTTGGAATCGCTCTTCGGGATCGTGCTGTTTTTTAAGCTGGAGGAATTCGGGGAACTGGGGGTAGGCGCGAATCATCTGGGCTTTGGTGGCCCAGCGGTGATAGGTGAGGAAAAAGGAGCCGTTGCGGTCAAGGGCGCGATCGATGAGACGCTGGAACTCGCCTTTGGCTTTGGCGATGCCGGATTCGGTGTGGGTGACGCGGAGGTTGAAGACGATGCAGGCGAAGTCCTGGCTGGCCCAGGGGAGGAAGGTGACGTCGTCGCGTTTGATGAACCGGATGGTGCCGTAAATGACTTGGGTTTGGTGCTGGCGGAAGTCGGCGGCGCTGGCGGTCATGAAGTCTTCGAGTTGTTGGGCGGGGACGTAGACTTCGGAGATCATGAGGGAGCCGGGGGCGAGGTCGGGCAGGTTTTTTTGCAGCATGGTGTGGTAGTCGGGATCGTAGTGGTTGAACTGCGCCTGATCGCTGCCGTAGGTTTGGCCGTGGGTGGTTTGATAGTAGGTGGTGTAGTCGAGCCAGCCTTGGGTGCGGTTGGAGTGGGCGTTGATGAGGAGTCGGTTCCAGGCGGCGGGGTTGAGGTTGCTTTTGGATGGCGCGGATTGGGTGGTGGGTCGGTAGCAGGCGAAGACGCCTTCATTAAGGAAATTGAGCGAGGTCTCGTCGGGACAAAATTGGAAATCGCCTAGGAGGTAACCGTCCTGGATGCGTTGGGCGATGCGTTGCTGGAGGTTGGTGATGGGGCCGATCTCGACGATGCGTTCGAGGTTTTGGCGGAGGCGCAGTCGGAGTTCGACTTCGGTGATGACGCCGAAGAGTCCGTAGCCGCCGATGACGAGGGAGAAGAGTTCGCGATTTTGGGTGCGGCTGAGGGTTTGGGTTTCGCCGGAG includes:
- a CDS encoding DUF805 domain-containing protein, with the protein product MDWYISVLKKFAVFDGRARRKEYWMFTLFNIIAIVLLMIVEGIIGTGGILGFVYMLAVILPSIGVSIRRLHDTNRSGWFLLFVLIPFIGGFIVLYFMILDGTPGANKFGENPKGV
- a CDS encoding RNA polymerase sigma factor → MPTEPAMREREPDPHQQFLLATLERYERPVIRYALSVVHDLDQARDIAQDVFIKLSRNLTTLDRTRIAPWLFTVCKNRALDHLRKHQRLVPMETATIDQQTSSSPGPSEAIEEQELSQQLTRWMSELPEKQREAVRLKFESGLSYKEISEVLHTSIGNVGTLIHLGVTNLRERWLTLNA
- a CDS encoding PH domain-containing protein, encoding MEATRYFVPDHPTLSDVYSRDELRHFLQRGELSRSDMICDDETGLAHLLGDLLSLPYRDATLAPSRTTRSSVSELTAPNSNSHEFRADTPLTAAHHHHPSPPPTRSRETSSFDDNHETEGDVDDPLDDEDDNLDSDPDPDPNEDDENQDLRPFNPFGQSDIPQFEEDINADELAYPSSSYPPSSAEEEILYIGHPSWLSFPKSLIGFTLFAAATVYVLAAQIGLEWAMLLGSIAGLFLVFITLERTTTTYFVTSYRIEIEFGIIGRNTKEVRIRDIRAIDVHQRGYKALVGLGTVEFDSSASSGPEVIFTNVRHPHQIKELVRSLQLRR
- a CDS encoding VWA domain-containing protein yields the protein MNEQITAYVLNELPEDERRAFEAQLQTDPTLRAQVQEMQNFCTLVDTHITKADAPTATFTPEQRDHLVESFTAPEANAEAEEKIIRSKPNFWRHPILLSSTALAACLAILLIRYGSFDSAFTTSANHVSSEKVQMRGASATPDQDTQQPSIFDSKKSFPVPKKEIHASQSNSIAIVPAPEPQPLAVLEKELDAAKQRMDALKDNLNQEFAKQKATLVTTMPADGKDDDSRRRTMSIDPSQPPTDHSSSRYGDTINPPPPAAAPINVPTLYANEASSLGGSTTISSTTLPSTTKPPGPATAIQSPPFNGNDEAAMASYRAITPNTENYQPIAENPFQPTTQHPLSTFSVHTDGASYANIRRFLNDGQRPPANAIRIEELINYFPYAYEPPAGEHPFAVSTDIAEAPWQPLHRLARIAIKGYEVQNDRKAANLVFLIDVSGSMNNPRKLPLVKQSLQLLTEQLRDTDRVAIVTYSGSSQVALESTPATNNDKPKIIDAVNALGAGGSTNGAGGIRAAYDQARTHFVKDGINRVILCSDGDFNVGISSPGELQTLITDQAKSKIFLSVLGFGTGNLNDRTMETLATKGNGNHAYIDSLSEARKVLVDQIDGTLMTIAKDVKIQVEFNPAQVASYRLIGYENRTLAKEDFNNDKKDAGEIGAGHTVTALYEIVPANLQHPNGQPLVDNLKYTTTPKPAEPAAAATAAAPASPETMTVKLRYKQPEGDVSKLIEIPVIDKNTNLKNSPPDFQFATAVAGFGLLLRNSQYAPEITWDQVRVLAIQGKGPDPLGYRGEFLQLIDKARSLSSPQ
- a CDS encoding YbjN domain-containing protein; this encodes MPSLHAAVLNAFKQQGWACTEVPGMTVVESQFEAYHSKIALHLQSYDEPQILSIVANVSLTVPHTHKSRTAELLMRVNRELNLGSFEIDWDRGAVMFRQSQVFANHQFEPSIIISLVHNALAEVDRITPYIGILCKTVPSLLPMLSIPDLLLREDLLPPVPVETE
- a CDS encoding FAD-binding oxidoreductase, whose product is MNTPFTHRLLSLLIPALLWLSVQPSQAQNVTLNDVHSRLNPTSVAEVLKPTSTDEVIAAIHRAKATGKSISIAGSRHAMGGQQFAADALHLDMTSMDQFLSLDPKLGLARAQAGITWPKLLKALEAAQPPDNSAPWTITQKQTGADELTLGGAVSTNIHGRGLTWQPFVQDIESLTLVNASGETQTLSRTQNRELFSLVIGGYGLFGVITEVELRLRLRQNLERIVEIGPITNLQQRIAQRIQDGYLLGDFQFCPDETSLNFLNEGVFACYRPTTQSAPSKSNLNPAAWNRLLINAHSNRTQGWLDYTTYYQTTHGQTYGSDQAQFNHYDPDYHTMLQKNLPDLAPGSLMISEVYVPAQQLEDFMTASAADFRQHQTQVIYGTIRFIKRDDVTFLPWASQDFACIVFNLRVTHTESGIAKAKGEFQRLIDRALDRNGSFFLTYHRWATKAQMIRAYPQFPEFLQLKKQHDPEERFQSEWYRHWRNEFNAAN